The window ACAAACTGTTGTAGGCATAGTGCTTATTGCTGCTGCAACAGCACTTACAAGAGGTTTGAAATACGCTAAGTAAAAGTAAAACATAGCTAAAAGTAATTATTGCGTTTTATTTTTTCATTAAAATTTTTATCTAAATAATGTTTTAGCAAATACTAGGTGAGAATAGATTGCGTCTAGTTCCTATAGGAATTGCTATGTTAGGAGATGAGAGAAGATCTGTTATGGAGAGACTTGAGAATGAGTGTATCAAGCGTATGAAGAGATTAGCTGAAATAATAAAATCAAGGGTTAAGTATGTTACTGGTCAGGTACCTGATGTTGTTGTAGCTCCTAAAGTAATAAGCTCCATTAAGGATTCTAAGGATGTTGGTGAGTATTTTGTTAAAAATGGTGTGAAGATACTAATTATTCAATACTATATATGGGATTATCCATATCTTGTCTGGCCTCTTGTGAATATTCTTGGTAAGGATAAGCCAATACTAAATGTTTCTAATAATGAAGGTGAATATCCAGGAAATGTAGGTCTTCTAGCAACTGATGGTGCACTAAGACAAGCTGGGATGATAACACATAGAGTAATTGGTGATATAGAAGATCCAAGAATACAAGAAGAGATTATTGATTGGATCATGGCAGCTGAAGCATATGTTTCCTTAAGAGGCCAAGTCTACGGAATATATGGAGGACATTCAATGGGTATGGAAACAGGATATTTCCACATGATACCTATACAGAAGAAATTTGGTGTAACAGCTTATCAAATAGATCAGCTTCTCCTAGTAAAATATATGGAAAAGGTTTCTGAGGAGGAAGTTGAGAAAGGTTTTAAATGGCTTAGTAAAATGCTTGGTGATAGAATAAAGTATGATGGTAAAATGCTTACTCCAGAAAAACTGAAAACACAGCTGAGACTTTATCTAGCTATGAAGATGATAAATGAAGAATACGGATTCGATTTCTGCGGCATTAAGGGTCAAAGAGAATTAACAGAACATGTTGTTATTACTGATGTCGCTGAAATGCTTATGAATGATCCATATGATTGGAATGGAACTAAAGAGCCATTTGTATGTTCCACTGAAGCAGATTCCTTTGGCGCATTAACTATGCAAATACTTAAGTATGTTAGTGGAGGTTTACCTGTGCTTTTTGCAGATGTTAGACTCTATGTACCTGAAAAGGATCTTTGGATCTTTGCAAATTCTGGAAACCATGCAAGCTGGTATGCTACTAGAAGTTTTAACCCTGAAGAAAACTTTAGAAAAGTTACCTTATGGCCAGCAATAGAGATGTATTTCCCAGCAGGAGGAGCCTCAGTAGAATTCGATGCAGCTCCAGGTGAAATGACTTTCGCAAGACTTGGAATATACGATGATAAAATATATATGGTTATTGTAAGAGGGGAATCTATAGATCTACCAGAGGATGAAAAAAAGAAATTGAGAGACCAAACTAATCCAACTTGGCCTCATATGTATGTTAAGCTAAAGGCAACATATGAAGAATTTATAAATGTATTTCCAGCAAATCACATACATGGTATACCAGGTAACCATGTTAATAGATTGGTTAAATTCTGCGAAATTGCTGGAGTAGAGCCAATAGTACTAGGTGAAGACAGAGAAAAAGTCAAAGCTCCCATATGGAAACTTCTCAAATAAAATACGATATATTTTTATTAAATTGATCTCAATTTGTATTTTTACCATTATTTTATGATTGAAGCATCAACAAAATTTTTGTGTTTTCATCATTTGATACATCATTACCATGTTTACTACTTATTAGAATGTTCACTACATTAGGAGTTTTGTAAATTACATAGTGTATTGATCTTGATGATGAAAGTGAAAAGGGTTTTGGACTATGTAATGGTGTTTTAGATGTTATTGGCTAAGTGAATCGATATCTAACTAAAAACATTTTTTAATACTCTTAACAAATTTTTTATGAGAAACTCGATGGCTTTAAAGATAATGGAAGGTGTGATAAGACCTACAAGAACACTTTCTGGTGTGACAATTGTAGCTGTGATGACAAAGCCTTTTCCATGTCCACATGGGAAGTGCATTTACTGTCCTGGTGGTGTGGAGTTTGGAACTCCACAGAGTTATATAGGTAATGAACCTGCTTTGATGAGAGCTTTGCATGTTGGTTTTGATCCATATGAGCAGGTTAGGCTGAGGCTGAAGCAGTATTTTGGCATGGGTCATTTGCCAAGCAAGGTAGAGATAATTGTTATGGGTGGTACTTTTACTGCTCTTCCAAGAGATTACCAAGAATGGTTTATAACAAGTGTTTTCGAGGCTGTTAACAGGTTTCCAGAGCCAAGGCCTGAGAAGCTCCCAAGTCTTTTGGAGGCTCATGAAAGAAATGAGAAGGCTGCTATTAGAATTGTTGGTTTAACTCTTGAAACAAGACCTGACTGGGCTAAGGAGAAAGACGCTGATTGGATGCTTTATCTTGGTGCAACAAAGGTTGAGATAGGTGTTCAAAGCATCTATGACGATGTTTTGCAAAAAATTAACAGAGGTCACACTGTTAGAGATGTTGTTGAGGCTACAAGGATATTGAAGGATTCTGGATTCAAAATTGTTTACCATATAATGCCTGGTTTGCCTGGATCTGACAGAGAAAGGGATATTGAGATGGTTAAAGAGATTTTTGAAAACCCTGACTTCAGACCAGATATGTTGAAGATATACCCAACACTTGTTGTAGAAGGTACAAAGCTTTATGATCTTTGGAAAGCTGGTTTATACAAGGCTTTAG of the Ignisphaera cupida genome contains:
- a CDS encoding L-fucose/L-arabinose isomerase family protein; translated protein: MRLVPIGIAMLGDERRSVMERLENECIKRMKRLAEIIKSRVKYVTGQVPDVVVAPKVISSIKDSKDVGEYFVKNGVKILIIQYYIWDYPYLVWPLVNILGKDKPILNVSNNEGEYPGNVGLLATDGALRQAGMITHRVIGDIEDPRIQEEIIDWIMAAEAYVSLRGQVYGIYGGHSMGMETGYFHMIPIQKKFGVTAYQIDQLLLVKYMEKVSEEEVEKGFKWLSKMLGDRIKYDGKMLTPEKLKTQLRLYLAMKMINEEYGFDFCGIKGQRELTEHVVITDVAEMLMNDPYDWNGTKEPFVCSTEADSFGALTMQILKYVSGGLPVLFADVRLYVPEKDLWIFANSGNHASWYATRSFNPEENFRKVTLWPAIEMYFPAGGASVEFDAAPGEMTFARLGIYDDKIYMVIVRGESIDLPEDEKKKLRDQTNPTWPHMYVKLKATYEEFINVFPANHIHGIPGNHVNRLVKFCEIAGVEPIVLGEDREKVKAPIWKLLK
- a CDS encoding elongator complex protein 3, whose translation is MEGVIRPTRTLSGVTIVAVMTKPFPCPHGKCIYCPGGVEFGTPQSYIGNEPALMRALHVGFDPYEQVRLRLKQYFGMGHLPSKVEIIVMGGTFTALPRDYQEWFITSVFEAVNRFPEPRPEKLPSLLEAHERNEKAAIRIVGLTLETRPDWAKEKDADWMLYLGATKVEIGVQSIYDDVLQKINRGHTVRDVVEATRILKDSGFKIVYHIMPGLPGSDRERDIEMVKEIFENPDFRPDMLKIYPTLVVEGTKLYDLWKAGLYKALADDEAADLISEFYRFIPRWVRVMRIQRDIPAQLIVAGPRKANLRELVEKRALEKGIKINEIRFREVGRQELFRGVKPTKIEITKEVYEASQGVEIFLAAEDVENNVLVGLLRLRIPSPMAHRPEVDSSTAIVRELHVYGPQIPIGDYDESGWQHKGWGSKLLAIAEEIARYEFSCRKILVLSGVGARDYYRKRGYRKHFNSPYMVKELK